A single window of Paenibacillus sp. FSL H8-0537 DNA harbors:
- a CDS encoding GNAT family N-acetyltransferase, whose translation MELQIINESNSADKKAVLNKLIAFNRRHFPKELSDRYQEINLILKKDDGVVYGGLLGEVCWNWLEVHILYVDEELRKIGYGSKLMEEAERLAKEKKCDFIKLDTLSFQALDFYKKHGYEVYGTIDNAGGHQHYYLKKDL comes from the coding sequence ATGGAGCTTCAAATCATTAATGAATCTAATTCAGCCGATAAGAAAGCTGTGCTAAATAAGCTAATCGCCTTTAATAGGAGGCATTTTCCGAAGGAATTAAGCGACAGATACCAAGAGATTAATCTGATTTTAAAAAAGGACGATGGCGTCGTGTATGGCGGGCTGCTGGGCGAAGTGTGCTGGAACTGGCTGGAGGTGCACATTTTGTATGTAGATGAGGAGCTGCGCAAGATCGGATATGGGTCGAAGCTCATGGAAGAAGCGGAAAGGCTTGCCAAAGAGAAAAAATGCGATTTTATTAAGCTGGATACGTTAAGCTTCCAAGCGTTGGATTTTTACAAGAAGCATGGCTATGAGGTGTATGGAACGATAGACAACGCCGGTGGCCATCAGCATTATTATTTGAAAAAGGATCTTTAA
- a CDS encoding aminoglycoside 6-adenylyltransferase, translating to MADLYEMLEQRIVSWAGENEEIQAMYVMGSRARTEKPFDEFSDLDIVIYSTNPDYYFQNNDWLLNIGEVWTSFMYRTAGGDPEKLVLFDEGLQVDFLFCPIAELERMAAIGQVPQGFRRGVKLLLDKTGKGDKLIPKIAVPDLPPPITEAAFQQVVNQYGFACLYVAKQILRGELWVAGERDHDCKQLLLQMMEWHAKAIHGQNYDTWHAGKFIADWADAAVIADLKQSFGGFDQLASWKALIVSFDLFSRLSLETAQVNHYDYPHSLYSHIKAWLQARQMDKVN from the coding sequence ATGGCGGATTTATACGAAATGCTGGAGCAGCGAATTGTAAGCTGGGCTGGTGAAAACGAAGAAATACAGGCGATGTATGTCATGGGCTCACGGGCAAGAACGGAAAAGCCATTCGATGAATTTTCCGATCTGGATATTGTCATTTATTCGACCAATCCGGACTACTATTTTCAAAATAATGATTGGCTGCTAAACATTGGGGAAGTATGGACGAGCTTCATGTATCGAACGGCAGGAGGAGATCCTGAGAAATTAGTGCTTTTCGACGAGGGGCTGCAGGTGGATTTCTTGTTTTGTCCTATTGCTGAACTGGAACGTATGGCTGCTATTGGACAAGTGCCGCAAGGCTTTAGGCGTGGGGTGAAGCTGCTGCTGGACAAGACGGGCAAAGGGGACAAATTGATTCCTAAAATAGCCGTCCCTGACCTGCCGCCACCGATTACGGAAGCTGCCTTCCAGCAGGTCGTTAACCAATATGGGTTTGCCTGCTTGTATGTGGCGAAGCAAATTTTGCGCGGTGAATTGTGGGTCGCTGGCGAAAGGGATCATGATTGCAAGCAGCTGCTGCTGCAAATGATGGAGTGGCATGCCAAGGCGATTCATGGACAAAATTATGACACCTGGCATGCAGGCAAGTTTATTGCAGACTGGGCAGATGCTGCGGTTATAGCGGACTTAAAACAATCGTTCGGAGGCTTTGATCAGCTTGCTAGCTGGAAAGCCTTGATCGTTTCCTTTGACTTATTCAGCCGTCTGTCTTTGGAGACAGCCCAGGTTAATCATTATGATTACCCGCACAGCTTGTATAGCCATATTAAAGCTTGGCTGCAAGCGAGACAGATGGACAAAGTTAATTAA
- a CDS encoding SDR family oxidoreductase, translated as MASMKNKIAIVTGASRSTGIGTAICRALAGSGIDIFFTHWRAFDEVEGNGLEQAWPEQLHGELERLGVRASHMEADFSNPDMPSLIMNEVERTLDLALLEQHYVVNNRTTMLLSTEFAKRFEQNQPSGTNGRIIFMVSKGPDADNLAYTATKGALIALIEPLAVGLAPLQITVNGFDPGPTDSGWMDDGMKAHFLPLFPMGRIGLPEDAAKTIRFLASDDAQWITGQVIRSEGGFLGK; from the coding sequence ATAGCTTCAATGAAAAATAAAATTGCCATCGTGACAGGCGCAAGCCGCTCCACGGGCATTGGAACAGCGATCTGTCGCGCGCTCGCGGGTAGCGGAATCGATATCTTTTTTACCCATTGGCGAGCGTTTGATGAGGTGGAGGGTAATGGCCTGGAGCAGGCTTGGCCGGAGCAATTGCATGGTGAATTGGAACGTTTAGGCGTAAGGGCAAGCCATATGGAAGCTGATTTTTCCAATCCCGATATGCCCTCTCTCATTATGAATGAGGTAGAGCGGACGCTGGATCTGGCACTGCTTGAGCAGCATTATGTGGTGAACAACCGTACAACGATGCTGCTTAGTACCGAGTTCGCAAAGCGTTTCGAGCAAAACCAACCATCAGGAACGAATGGAAGAATCATATTTATGGTGTCTAAAGGGCCGGATGCGGACAATCTCGCCTATACGGCTACGAAAGGCGCTTTAATCGCTCTCATCGAGCCGCTTGCAGTAGGGCTTGCTCCCCTGCAAATAACGGTCAATGGCTTCGATCCGGGGCCGACTGATTCGGGCTGGATGGATGATGGGATGAAAGCCCACTTCCTGCCGCTGTTCCCAATGGGGAGAATTGGCTTGCCGGAGGATGCGGCGAAGACGATCCGTTTCCTAGCCAGCGACGACGCACAGTGGATTACGGGTCAGGTCATTAGATCCGAAGGCGGGTTTTTAGGTAAGTAA
- a CDS encoding aspartate aminotransferase family protein — MDEEAKHAAAQASELKEALLEKDRAYLWHHITPHNDHPMIVASGEGSWIKDVDGNRYLDGMSGLWCVNVGHGRKEIAEAAAAQMTTLAYSPLIQSHVPGIELAARLSDWLEGEYRIFFSNSGSDANEVAFKIARQAFHQRGKATKHKFISRHRAYHGNSMGALGATGQAQRKLKYEPLGVGFSHVPPPYCYRCPFGQTSGACELQCAKAYEDAIIWEGPDSVAGIIVEPVITGGGMLVPPDSYLPKLREICDKHDVLLIVDEVICGFGRSGRKFGHHNFGVRPDIVTMAKGLTSAYSPLSATAVSAELYESFKEAGPDSHFRHVNTFGGNPVSCAVALKNLEIIEREGLIERSAIIGRRMRSRMKPLLRHPNVGEIRSFGSAVGIELVEDKETKTPAAAAFVAGVIADCKARGLLIGKNGDTVPGFMNILTLSPPLSSTDEDIAFIIDTLLAVFGAAGDTTEEGMRHEAASG; from the coding sequence ATGGATGAAGAAGCCAAGCATGCAGCCGCACAGGCAAGCGAGCTTAAGGAAGCGCTGCTGGAAAAGGATCGAGCGTACCTGTGGCATCATATTACTCCCCATAATGATCATCCGATGATTGTAGCGTCAGGGGAGGGCAGCTGGATCAAGGATGTGGACGGCAATCGCTATTTGGACGGCATGTCGGGGCTATGGTGCGTCAATGTGGGGCATGGGCGGAAGGAGATTGCCGAGGCTGCTGCTGCGCAAATGACGACACTTGCTTATTCGCCGCTCATTCAATCCCATGTACCGGGCATTGAGCTGGCGGCGAGGCTGAGCGACTGGCTTGAGGGGGAATACCGGATTTTCTTCTCCAACTCCGGATCTGATGCAAACGAGGTTGCTTTCAAAATCGCCCGCCAAGCTTTTCATCAACGTGGAAAAGCGACCAAGCACAAGTTCATTTCGCGCCACCGCGCTTATCACGGCAACTCGATGGGGGCGCTAGGCGCAACGGGGCAGGCGCAGAGGAAGCTGAAATACGAGCCGCTAGGGGTTGGCTTCTCCCATGTGCCGCCGCCTTATTGCTACCGCTGCCCTTTCGGCCAAACTAGCGGAGCTTGCGAGCTGCAATGCGCCAAAGCCTATGAGGACGCGATCATCTGGGAGGGGCCGGACTCCGTCGCCGGCATTATCGTTGAGCCCGTCATTACCGGGGGCGGCATGCTCGTGCCGCCGGACAGCTACCTGCCGAAGCTGCGCGAGATTTGTGACAAGCATGATGTGCTGCTCATCGTCGATGAGGTCATCTGCGGCTTCGGCCGTTCGGGGAGGAAATTCGGCCATCATAATTTTGGGGTAAGGCCTGATATCGTCACGATGGCGAAGGGGCTAACGAGCGCCTACTCGCCATTGTCGGCAACGGCGGTGTCCGCCGAGCTGTATGAAAGCTTCAAGGAAGCAGGGCCGGACAGCCACTTCCGCCATGTAAATACGTTTGGCGGCAACCCGGTGTCCTGTGCCGTTGCGCTGAAAAATCTCGAGATTATTGAGCGCGAAGGTTTAATTGAGCGCTCTGCTATCATTGGCAGGCGGATGCGCAGCCGCATGAAGCCGCTGCTCCGGCATCCGAATGTCGGAGAAATTCGTAGCTTCGGCTCCGCCGTCGGCATCGAGCTGGTCGAGGATAAGGAGACGAAGACGCCTGCCGCTGCTGCATTTGTTGCTGGCGTGATCGCCGATTGCAAGGCACGAGGCCTGCTCATTGGCAAAAACGGAGATACCGTCCCGGGCTTTATGAATATTTTGACGCTTAGTCCGCCGCTTTCTTCGACGGATGAAGATATCGCTTTTATTATTGATACGCTGCTGGCCGTTTTCGGAGCCGCAGGGGATACGACAGAGGAGGGGATGCGGCATGAAGCCGCTTCAGGCTAA
- a CDS encoding M20 family metallo-hydrolase produces the protein MKPLQAKENRHHIQAERLHQRIMALAEIGKIGTTGVCRLALSPEDRAGVELVKGWMEEAGMSARIDPFGNLIGVYKGQDEQAPVLMLGSHIDSQPYGGRFDGVIGVLGAIEAVQTMAEHGTRPEMNIEVVAFCDEEGCRFNKGLFGARGMTGKLEEGELERADKNGVTRREALLQFGCDPAQYDSYSFEEGRIGAFLELHIEQGPVLEAKKEPIGIVSGISGPVWWTVEMTGFAGHAGSVPMAMRRDAMVGCAKVIVALDELARREPGAPTVGTVGSVAVFPDSRNIIPEKVSFTVDFRDIELERRNELERELRGIIEQVSLEHGLAYTIREDTNSEPRYCADWLKTILHREAVSLGLAPQELMSGPFHDSLTMSYVCDYSMIFVRCEEGISHNPREYAAPEDIALGVELLYRAAVQIAEGKE, from the coding sequence ATGAAGCCGCTTCAGGCTAAGGAGAATAGGCATCATATTCAGGCGGAGCGGCTTCATCAGCGGATTATGGCACTTGCGGAAATCGGCAAGATCGGCACGACAGGCGTCTGCCGTCTCGCATTATCCCCGGAGGACCGCGCAGGAGTGGAGCTCGTAAAGGGCTGGATGGAGGAGGCGGGCATGTCGGCGCGAATTGATCCTTTTGGCAACTTGATCGGAGTATATAAGGGACAAGATGAGCAGGCACCAGTACTTATGCTGGGCTCGCATATTGATTCGCAGCCTTATGGGGGCCGTTTTGACGGCGTTATTGGCGTCCTCGGCGCGATTGAAGCGGTGCAGACGATGGCGGAGCACGGCACTCGGCCAGAGATGAATATAGAGGTCGTCGCCTTTTGCGATGAAGAGGGCTGCCGCTTCAATAAAGGGCTGTTCGGGGCAAGGGGAATGACCGGAAAGCTGGAGGAGGGCGAGCTTGAGCGAGCCGATAAAAATGGCGTAACCCGCAGGGAAGCGCTGCTGCAATTTGGCTGTGACCCAGCCCAATATGACAGCTATTCCTTTGAGGAGGGAAGAATCGGAGCTTTTCTGGAGCTTCATATCGAGCAGGGCCCAGTGCTGGAGGCGAAAAAGGAGCCGATCGGCATCGTCAGCGGCATATCCGGCCCCGTCTGGTGGACGGTCGAAATGACCGGCTTCGCCGGGCATGCCGGCTCCGTGCCGATGGCGATGCGCCGCGATGCGATGGTCGGCTGCGCCAAGGTTATTGTCGCGCTGGATGAGCTGGCGCGGCGCGAGCCGGGTGCGCCGACGGTCGGCACCGTCGGCTCGGTCGCTGTTTTCCCGGATTCCCGCAACATTATACCGGAGAAGGTCAGCTTTACCGTGGATTTCCGAGACATCGAGCTGGAGCGGAGAAACGAGCTGGAGCGAGAGCTGCGAGGCATTATCGAGCAGGTCAGCCTGGAGCATGGGCTCGCGTATACGATCCGTGAGGATACGAACAGCGAGCCGAGATATTGCGCGGACTGGCTGAAAACGATTTTGCACCGCGAGGCCGTTAGTCTGGGGCTTGCGCCGCAGGAGCTGATGAGCGGGCCGTTTCATGATTCGCTCACGATGTCTTACGTGTGCGATTACAGCATGATTTTTGTCCGCTGCGAGGAAGGGATTAGCCATAATCCGCGGGAGTATGCCGCGCCGGAGGATATTGCGCTTGGAGTGGAGCTGCTGTACCGCGCGGCTGTGCAGATTGCTGAGGGGAAGGAGTGA
- a CDS encoding NAD(P)-dependent oxidoreductase, with the protein MGIAFISEQSLRRNFAEVKAGMKRKEAVDESNRCLYCYDAPCITACPTGINIPSFIKKIASGNLKGSARAIMDANPVGATCSRVCPTEELCEGACVLNHSSTPIRIGDLQRYATDWAIHNEQQLFTAGKSNGKRVAIIGGGPAGLSAARELARFGFAVTLFEAKEQAGGLDTYGIVSFRLPQEISLWEVEQVRRLGVDIRTNTLIGVDVGIEELRREYDAIVMAIGMSKVSSLGIEGETLDGVFDAIDFVESTKTTVRTDMAGKRVAVIGAGNTAIDAGTCSVRLGAMNVKIVYRRSAAEMTAYAFEYDFAKQDGVEFQWLTAPARIIGNAKGHVTALECLMMELEETEEGRARPVPIPGSAFKLEVDAVILAIGQTRHLPLIEQLGIAHKRGIVTVDESSYQTSDPQIFAAGDVIFGEGQGEAMVVSAAQQGKKAAYAIYKQLIKRQEEPA; encoded by the coding sequence ATGGGCATCGCTTTTATATCGGAGCAATCGCTCCGGCGCAATTTTGCCGAGGTGAAGGCAGGCATGAAGCGGAAGGAAGCGGTCGATGAATCGAATCGCTGTCTGTATTGCTATGACGCGCCGTGCATTACGGCCTGCCCAACCGGTATCAATATCCCTTCTTTTATTAAAAAGATCGCTTCCGGCAATTTGAAGGGCTCCGCCAGAGCGATTATGGATGCGAATCCCGTCGGCGCGACCTGCTCGCGCGTATGTCCAACCGAGGAGCTGTGCGAGGGCGCATGCGTGCTGAATCATTCCTCCACGCCGATTCGGATTGGCGATTTGCAGCGCTATGCTACGGATTGGGCCATTCACAATGAGCAGCAGCTGTTCACGGCCGGGAAGAGCAATGGCAAGCGGGTCGCGATTATTGGCGGCGGGCCGGCAGGGCTGTCTGCGGCAAGAGAGCTGGCGCGATTCGGCTTTGCCGTGACGTTGTTTGAGGCAAAGGAGCAGGCGGGCGGTCTGGATACGTACGGCATCGTTTCCTTCCGGCTGCCGCAGGAAATTTCGCTCTGGGAGGTTGAGCAAGTGCGGCGGCTAGGCGTAGACATTCGCACGAATACGCTAATCGGAGTAGATGTGGGCATTGAGGAGCTGCGCCGCGAATATGATGCCATCGTGATGGCGATTGGCATGTCGAAGGTGTCGTCGCTCGGCATTGAAGGCGAGACGCTGGACGGCGTATTTGATGCCATTGATTTTGTGGAGTCGACGAAAACGACTGTGCGCACCGACATGGCGGGCAAGCGCGTGGCTGTAATCGGCGCGGGCAACACGGCAATCGATGCGGGCACCTGCTCGGTGCGTCTCGGCGCGATGAATGTGAAAATCGTCTATCGCCGCAGCGCCGCCGAAATGACGGCTTATGCGTTCGAATATGATTTCGCCAAGCAGGATGGCGTCGAATTTCAATGGCTCACGGCGCCAGCTCGCATTATCGGCAATGCCAAGGGGCATGTGACGGCGCTGGAATGCCTCATGATGGAGCTGGAGGAAACAGAGGAAGGGCGTGCTCGCCCGGTGCCGATTCCCGGCTCGGCGTTCAAGCTGGAAGTGGACGCTGTTATTTTGGCTATTGGACAAACGCGCCATCTACCACTGATTGAGCAGCTTGGCATCGCGCATAAGCGCGGCATTGTGACGGTGGACGAAAGCAGCTATCAAACGTCCGATCCGCAAATTTTTGCCGCTGGGGACGTTATTTTTGGCGAAGGTCAAGGAGAGGCGATGGTCGTCTCGGCCGCCCAGCAGGGCAAGAAGGCAGCCTATGCCATTTATAAGCAGCTGATCAAGCGGCAGGAGGAGCCGGCATGA
- the preA gene encoding NAD-dependent dihydropyrimidine dehydrogenase subunit PreA → MADLRINLAGITSPNPFWLASAPPTNTGYQVQRAFEAGWGGAVWKTLGDPIINTSSRFAAVHFNGQRVAGFNNIELITDRPLEINLKEIYETKKRFPDHAVIASLMVEPSREKWHEIVKKVEAVGVDGLELNFGCPHGMAERGMGAASGQQPDLVEAQTMWAKEAAQTPVIVKLTPNITDITATAKAATRGGADAISLINTINSLAGVDLDSWLTIPHVGGKGAHGGYCGPAVKPIALNMVAECARNPQVNIPISGIGGISNWRDAVEFMLMGATGVQVCTAAMHHGFSIVEDMIDGLNNYLGDKGLSSAMELIGKSVSRYSDWGDLDLNYQVVARIHEEECIVCNKCHIACEDTSHQCIERHTDEGGRAYLKVREEDCVGCNLCSIVCPVEGAISMIEVPSSAMPMSWNERQEAIAGLGGGEGNAKSSAREAV, encoded by the coding sequence ATGGCAGATTTGCGCATCAATCTAGCGGGCATAACATCCCCGAATCCGTTCTGGCTGGCATCTGCGCCGCCTACCAATACAGGCTATCAGGTGCAGCGCGCATTCGAGGCGGGCTGGGGCGGCGCCGTGTGGAAGACGCTGGGTGATCCCATTATCAATACGTCCTCGCGCTTTGCCGCCGTTCATTTTAACGGGCAGCGGGTTGCGGGCTTCAACAATATTGAGCTCATTACGGATCGTCCGCTGGAGATCAACCTAAAGGAAATCTATGAGACGAAAAAAAGATTCCCGGATCATGCGGTCATCGCTTCGCTGATGGTCGAGCCAAGCCGCGAGAAATGGCATGAAATCGTCAAAAAGGTCGAGGCGGTCGGCGTAGATGGCCTTGAGCTGAACTTCGGCTGTCCGCATGGCATGGCAGAGCGCGGCATGGGCGCAGCCTCCGGGCAGCAGCCGGATCTGGTCGAAGCGCAGACGATGTGGGCGAAGGAGGCGGCGCAGACGCCGGTTATCGTGAAGCTGACGCCAAATATTACCGACATTACGGCGACGGCAAAGGCGGCGACGCGGGGCGGCGCGGATGCAATTTCCCTAATTAACACGATTAACTCGCTCGCTGGCGTTGATCTGGATTCTTGGCTCACGATTCCGCATGTGGGCGGCAAAGGTGCGCATGGGGGCTATTGCGGCCCTGCCGTGAAGCCGATTGCGCTGAACATGGTCGCGGAATGTGCTCGTAATCCGCAGGTGAACATCCCAATTTCGGGAATCGGCGGCATTTCCAATTGGCGCGATGCGGTCGAATTTATGCTGATGGGCGCAACGGGGGTTCAAGTGTGCACAGCAGCGATGCATCATGGCTTCAGCATTGTCGAGGATATGATTGACGGCTTGAACAATTACCTAGGCGACAAGGGACTATCGTCGGCGATGGAGCTGATCGGCAAATCGGTGTCCCGTTATTCGGACTGGGGCGATCTCGATTTGAATTACCAAGTCGTTGCCCGCATTCATGAGGAAGAATGTATCGTATGCAACAAATGCCATATCGCCTGCGAGGACACCTCGCATCAATGCATTGAGCGGCATACGGACGAAGGCGGGCGCGCTTACTTGAAAGTAAGGGAGGAGGACTGTGTCGGCTGCAATTTGTGCTCAATCGTTTGCCCGGTCGAAGGTGCGATCTCGATGATAGAGGTGCCGTCTTCCGCAATGCCGATGTCATGGAACGAGCGTCAGGAAGCGATTGCGGGCTTGGGCGGCGGCGAAGGAAATGCCAAATCAAGCGCGAGAGAGGCGGTGTAG
- the hydA gene encoding dihydropyrimidinase, translated as MAKLIRNGMIVTAADTYQADVLIEGDAIKAIGTELEAAGVAGGAEIIDASGKYLFPGGIDPHTHLDMPFGGTVTADDFETGTMAAAFGGTTTIIDFCLTDKGKPLADSIQKWHAKAAGKSAIDYGFHLMIGEINDAVLAELPDIVHTEGITSFKVFMAYKNVFQADDGTLYRTMLTASELGAMVMVHAENGDVIDYLIAKALAEGHTEPIYHALTRPSMLEGEATGRAAKLAGLTGARLYVVHVTCEEAVKAIAEAREQGFDVWGETCPQYLLLDQSYLALPEFEGAKYVWSPPLREARHQEVLWNVLRTGGLQTIGSDQCSFNFSGQKELGRDDFSKIPNGGPIIEDRFSLLYSEGVAKGRLTLNQFVDLVSTRSAKLFGLFPRKGTIAVGSDADIVIFDPTIQRVISEATHHMNVDYNPFEGMAVTGAPVSVLSRGEFVIRDLAFVGRAGAGQYVKRASYKQPVQGELPAAPDTAGSTSSK; from the coding sequence ATGGCGAAGCTGATTCGAAATGGGATGATCGTAACCGCTGCGGATACGTATCAGGCGGATGTGCTGATTGAAGGAGACGCGATTAAGGCTATCGGGACGGAGCTTGAAGCTGCTGGCGTGGCTGGCGGCGCGGAAATCATCGATGCTTCTGGGAAATATCTATTTCCCGGCGGCATTGATCCGCATACACATCTGGATATGCCGTTCGGCGGAACCGTGACGGCGGATGATTTTGAGACGGGGACGATGGCTGCCGCATTTGGCGGAACGACGACGATTATTGATTTTTGCCTGACGGATAAAGGCAAGCCACTGGCCGATTCGATTCAGAAGTGGCATGCCAAAGCAGCCGGCAAGTCGGCAATCGACTACGGCTTTCATCTGATGATTGGCGAAATCAACGATGCGGTACTGGCCGAGCTGCCGGATATTGTCCACACGGAGGGCATTACGTCGTTCAAGGTGTTTATGGCTTACAAAAATGTGTTCCAAGCCGACGACGGCACGCTCTACCGTACGATGCTGACCGCGAGCGAGCTGGGAGCGATGGTTATGGTCCATGCCGAGAACGGCGATGTCATCGACTATCTCATTGCCAAGGCATTGGCGGAGGGGCATACGGAGCCGATCTATCATGCGCTGACCCGCCCATCGATGCTGGAGGGAGAGGCGACGGGAAGAGCCGCGAAGCTTGCGGGCTTGACCGGAGCGAGGCTGTACGTCGTGCATGTCACCTGCGAGGAGGCGGTAAAAGCCATTGCTGAGGCGAGGGAGCAGGGCTTTGACGTCTGGGGAGAGACCTGTCCGCAATATTTGCTGCTTGATCAATCGTATTTGGCGCTGCCGGAGTTTGAGGGAGCCAAATACGTATGGTCGCCGCCGCTGCGCGAGGCTCGGCATCAGGAGGTCTTATGGAATGTGCTGCGCACGGGCGGGCTGCAAACGATTGGCTCGGACCAATGCTCCTTTAATTTCAGCGGGCAAAAAGAGCTCGGACGCGATGATTTCAGCAAAATCCCGAATGGCGGACCCATCATCGAAGACCGCTTCTCACTGCTTTATTCCGAAGGCGTGGCGAAAGGGCGATTAACGCTGAACCAGTTTGTCGATCTGGTTTCGACGCGCAGCGCGAAGCTGTTCGGGTTGTTTCCACGCAAGGGCACGATTGCGGTAGGTAGCGATGCCGACATCGTGATTTTCGATCCGACGATCCAGAGGGTCATTTCGGAAGCGACGCATCATATGAATGTAGACTATAATCCGTTTGAAGGAATGGCTGTAACCGGAGCTCCGGTCAGCGTGCTGTCGCGCGGCGAGTTTGTCATTCGCGATCTGGCCTTCGTCGGAAGAGCAGGCGCCGGACAATATGTGAAGCGCGCGTCTTACAAACAGCCTGTGCAGGGGGAGCTGCCTGCTGCACCTGATACAGCAGGCAGCACAAGCAGCAAATAG
- a CDS encoding PucR family transcriptional regulator: MDAIVQTLLQLTIRDILRRPLFQKAEVLASEEALNRTVRWVHIMEVIQAGQLLSGGELILTTGIGWQEDEEHSLIFLQQLLNSGASGLCIKLVPYTARLPERMLELAKDEHFPILLFHEQVRYIDITQDLHAHFINQHHKTVSELEALSKQLGQLRTQYIEEKRRYQDDLWLADWLSGKHGLTEISYYIRYIKPSAKLGSIAVCVFQLEAAQMETKDFEALMLQRNMVARAIFEGEGFHLFPLLLQGQMVFILLDQLEQLNWKERVLRVVERLRRTDMKQGPALFSGLWGIGKSRVQPDQAAESYATAKETIAIQLDAGPLPAPFFDELHTYKIISALKKSGMLEALIRDYIEPLASYDKEKHGQLLLTLKTYLIRSGSKQDTARELFIARQTLYHRLDKIIALLGEDFMNADKRLAIELAVNAYEYTRGAIR; this comes from the coding sequence GTGGACGCTATCGTACAAACGCTGCTGCAGCTGACAATCCGTGATATTTTACGACGGCCCTTGTTCCAAAAAGCCGAGGTGCTCGCAAGTGAAGAAGCGTTGAACCGCACCGTCAGATGGGTCCACATTATGGAGGTCATTCAAGCTGGGCAGCTTTTAAGCGGCGGCGAGCTTATATTGACGACAGGCATCGGCTGGCAGGAGGATGAGGAGCACAGTCTGATTTTTCTACAGCAATTGCTTAATTCAGGCGCTTCTGGGCTCTGTATTAAGCTGGTCCCTTATACGGCTAGACTACCGGAACGCATGCTGGAGCTGGCAAAAGACGAGCATTTCCCCATTCTCCTCTTCCACGAGCAAGTTCGCTACATTGACATCACCCAGGATCTTCATGCCCACTTCATTAATCAGCATCATAAAACAGTGTCCGAGCTGGAAGCATTATCTAAGCAGCTCGGACAGCTGAGGACCCAATATATCGAGGAAAAACGCCGTTATCAAGATGACCTATGGCTCGCTGACTGGCTTTCCGGAAAACACGGCTTAACCGAAATCAGCTATTATATTCGCTATATTAAACCGTCTGCCAAGCTTGGCAGCATAGCGGTATGCGTGTTTCAATTGGAAGCCGCGCAAATGGAAACGAAGGATTTTGAAGCGCTGATGCTGCAGCGCAATATGGTGGCGCGTGCGATTTTTGAGGGGGAAGGCTTTCATTTGTTCCCGTTGCTGCTCCAAGGGCAAATGGTGTTTATTTTACTCGATCAGCTGGAGCAGCTTAATTGGAAGGAACGGGTGCTGCGAGTCGTTGAGCGGCTGCGCCGGACGGACATGAAGCAGGGGCCCGCATTGTTCTCGGGCCTTTGGGGCATCGGAAAGTCGAGGGTGCAGCCTGACCAAGCAGCGGAAAGCTATGCAACCGCGAAGGAGACGATAGCCATTCAGCTGGATGCCGGACCGCTGCCAGCCCCCTTTTTCGACGAGCTGCACACATACAAAATCATTTCCGCGCTGAAAAAAAGCGGGATGCTGGAAGCGCTGATCCGTGATTACATTGAACCGCTTGCCTCCTATGACAAGGAAAAACACGGCCAGCTGCTGCTCACGCTGAAAACCTATTTAATCCGTTCCGGCTCGAAGCAGGATACAGCCCGCGAGCTGTTCATCGCCCGGCAGACGCTTTATCATCGCTTGGATAAAATCATTGCGCTGCTGGGCGAGGACTTTATGAACGCCGATAAGCGGCTCGCCATTGAGCTGGCTGTTAACGCCTATGAATATACGCGTGGAGCCATCCGTTAA